The nucleotide sequence GAAAACTGTAAATCCTTTGCTGATACTTGTTccggtgtgtgtgttcaaaggtTGAAGAGGAGACCGATAAACCTCTCAAGGGTCCAACGCTCTTGCTGTGAAAAACCTGACCGGAAAAGCGGTCCTTTCTGTTTCCGGTGGAGCGCCGGTGCGGTGTGTGTTTGGTGGAGTCATGGCTGCCAACAGCAACGGCTTCATCCGCGTGCGCCTGGTGTTCGACTACCCTCCCCCGGCCGTGATGCACTGCCGCATGAGCTGGCTGCTCGTGGACCTGAAGGCGTGTCGCGTGGTGGCGGATCTGGAGAGCGTCATCAGGGACAAGTTCGAGCTGAGCTCCGGAACCATCCTGAGCCTCTTCATAGACGACTGCTACCTGCCGCACACGGAGCACATCTTCGTGGTGCGGGACAACGACAGCGTCAGGTGCGCGCGTTTTTCATCAACAGTGACGGGAGCCTCTCTTTAACAGGCCCCTGCAGAGATACACTGCAAATCAAGCATGGCATTGAACAGGGAACAGCccgagagagaacaagagagcaCAAGTAGGATGGAATGAACTGGGAAGGACAACATAAAAAGGTTGCAAGGTTTAGGTGGAAGGGAGCTATTTGaaattgaatagaaaataatcctAGCGATGGTTcacctaaattgtatgaattgttgttttctttaccctaaactgggccctttatattcacatGCTTTATCTTGTCATCTGGAGCGGTCAGAtccacggaggccgccatgtttatTACAGTattccagactggacaaactaaacaccttttgagtttttatgacaactgaaggttcaTGACaggttcatgtttggaaggagagggtgaggtgaggggttatcagctgcaacatgcaacttcaccactagatgtctctaaattctacacactgcacctttaaacaGTTGTTGAAAGTATGTAGGCCAAGAACCGTCTCTGTATACAGATCCCTGTACTCATATATTCAAGTAAGGACAACTGAGggtggtcatcctccaaccagagggtcggtggttcgatcctcagtcttccccatctgcatgtcGAAGTGTCCtcaggcaagatactgaaccccaaaatggcccctcatagatgttgaattcACTAATTGTGAGTAGCGTTGGATAAAAGCATCCGTCAAATGACATGAGGCTCATCGAGCTAATTGTTTAATTCACTGTAATTGTGTGAACACCGAATAGAAATTCAGCCATCTTCATCAGACATCAGTGAAGAAGATCTTTCTTTATCAGAGGGGCTGAAGTTCTTCAATAGAGTTTAACAGCATTCTTCTTCTCCATTAGTTTCAGCGATAAGAAGTAATGACCCAGTTCCTTGTGAAATATTTGAAGTTTGGTTTTTAAGAATCTGTTCTTATGTTCATCTTACAAATTGTCCTGAGGTCTATATGTCATTAAGAATTTCAAATAACTTCCTTTGCTTTTTGTGAAATTATAAACGTAAAAGATTTGCCTCGGTCTCTTTTAATACTGTGTTCCTGTTTTCCAGGGTGAAGGTGGAGTATCTGCCCCCGGTGAagtgtcacagcagctctccAGACACATCaagtaaaaagtgtaaaaagagacagagacccAAAGAGGACGATGGGCCCGGAGGAACTGAAGAGAGTGTGGActggaaggaaaagaagaggaaaaaacgGAGCGAGGAGAGTCTTAAGGGTGAGGCCAAACAGGCGTCAGGGGACAAGAGGAGTAAGAAGTCACAAGAAAAGCacgcagagaaaaagaagatgaagaaggcCAAGGAAAAGAGCCCTGCTGCCATCCCCAAACCAGCTCCATCCACAAAACAAAATTCAGATAGTGTTGAGCAGCCAGTTAAAAGACCCAAGAAGCCCCCAGCAGCACAAGGAAAAATACAAAGCAAAAAGCCCACAGCGTCTTCTTCAGATtccagtagcagcagcagtagtgatgaagatgaagctcCCAAAAGAGCACCTGCTCCAAAACCAGCCCCCAAGACACCCGCGTCCACCTCTGCTAGTTTCATGGCACATCCAGTCGTTAAACCCACCATAACAAAATCACAACCTGCCATAACAAAATCACAACCTGCCATAACAAAATCACGACCTGCCTCTTCATCGTCTTCAGAAACGGATTCCTCCTCCGATGAGGCCCCCAGCGTCAAAAAAGTCCCAGCAAAAAACAAACCTTCGACCCCTTCATCTCCAAAAAGCAGAATAAACAACAAACCCAAATCCCAGCAGGCGTCCTCCACACCGCAGTCCACAACCTGTGCACAGACGCAGGCTGACAGCGCGGCCCCGCCTCTTGTTGGCAAAGTCGCGGAGCCTTGTAACTCAGACCAGGAAGAGGAGATCCAGCTGGTCATCCGAAAACCGATGCTGCCTCCAGGGTTCGGTGTGGGGGGGCTTCGGTCACCTTGGAGAGGCTGCACCCGTGGAAAAAGCGGGCGTGGTGGTCATGGAGACAGGGGACGGGGTGAAGGTAGAGGGTTCGTCAGAGGTCAGACTGGCAGCTTTGAGTTCAGCTGTAATGGATCCAAGGAGCCAAGCTACCAGACCGATTCACTGAGCAACAAGTCAGTGGTCGTCCAggtttgtctgcatgtgtacGCTCCCACCTATACATCTATAGCCTTGTTCTGACCACAGGAACCTTCCCCTGGAACCAGGAATCTTTGCAGGAACTCCTTGAGTTTCCACAGCAATTACCATGGTCTTAGTAAACTATTttacccccccccaaaaaaatctgattataTTTGCTTAGCGATGATTGGACAAGCACTATTCAGGGGAGGGTTTTCGCCAAACTTTTGGAAATCAAATGACTAAAATCTCAAAATACATAAGTCCTCCCTCTGTCCAATTATTTTATCATTGGCAGAACAGTTATACACAAGCAATGTGTGTTATTCTATTACCTGTCCATTCTGAAATACTGTGTAATGTCTCCTGCATGTCTCTGTTTGTAGAATGGAGTGGAGAGTGGCCCCAAACAGGACTACAGCTCTCTGCCCCTGCTGGCCGCCCCCCCTCCGGTGGGGCAGAGGATTGCCTTCAAGGTAAGTCTACTTTCGTCTCAGAGACTCGTCAGGTGTCATTTTGATttggaaaaacacagacaaagcagAGTCAAGAGGGATTCTTTGAAAAGCAGGAAACCAAAGTTGATTCATGAACACAGACACTGGAACAGGATCAGAAAGCACCTGTTGCAAACCAGcagaacagacaaacacactttgatGAAACTGATCTCATTTCATTCCGCCGCTTCGGACAGTAAGCAAATTCTAACGTACGACAGTAACTGACAGAAAGCATCAGACACCGTACACTAGCACAGTACATATCACTGACCCGAGGTGCCCCTCATCTGCACAGAGCACGACTGTAAGCATCAGCAGACTGTCTCAGCAGACTGTCTCAGCAGACTGTCTCAGCTGAATGTCTCAGCAGACTGTCTCAGCCACGACAGTAATGGTCAGGGCATATGATGTGTTGATAGTCCAAGAGATGAGACCACATTGCTCCTGTTTACGCCTCTTCACACTCAGATGTTTTAGATTTGATGTTTAGATTTGACTGGTTACTTTAAAGGCTTTTCATTGCCTATGTCCATCTTATATATCGAACCTTTTAGTACAGTACTCACCAGCTCATACCTTGCCGTCTGTCTGTCCCAGACTCCTGAGTGAGAGAACAGTTCCTTTGCAATCATGATGATGTGGTGGATATGATAATATATGCAGGTGGTGATGAACAATGATACAGTGTCTCTTTCATCATGACACAGATCACATCATTACATTTAAAGCAGCAGtgttaattcatattttgttaAAGACTGTGGCTGATTGTAAGGTTATTTTCCaatcctgtgtgtttgtgttcacagctgCTGGAGCTTGGTGAGAACTATACACCAGAAATATCAGAATACAAGGTGAGCGGAATCATTTCTGCTGCAATAATCTAAAATGACTGGTGTCAGAAAGTTGGTTGAAGAGAGTCAGTCTCAACCATAAAGCCAACCATGTTACTGTGCATTTTAGGAGGGAAAGATTGTGAGCTTCGACCTAACAACCAAACAGATTGAGCTGGAACTCCTTCATGCCTCTCAAGGTAGGGCTCATTTTACCACTGACACAATGTTTCttaataataacttttttttgacACCTTGCAAAGTTGAGTCGTTTCTCCTTTCGTCACTTTCTGTATCTCTCTCAGCTCCTGTGGAGCCCGGAAAGTTCGACCTGGTCTATCAGAACGCTGATGGCTCGGAGAGCGTAGAGTACGCTGTGTCCAGAGGTGCTTGGGTAAGCCTTTGCAATGTAGCTACTGTAACAATGACACAGGCTGTTAGCACAAGCAGTGGAATGCAAAGACACTGTTTTGTCTGTGAGCCCAGTTCATGGCCCTTTTCTTCTGAGTCAGCTCATTCACCCATCATCCAAACAGGAGAAAATCTATTTAACCAGcgtcttttcttctcctccacaggTGACAGAGCGGTGGGATTCCCTACTGGAACCAAGGCTGATCATTTAAATCAGACATGGTTTTACATTCACCTGATCCTGCAAGAAGGATACGCCTTTTTATCCAATTTGCTTTATTTCAAGTTAAATTGGGAGTAAAATTTCCTCATGATATATTTTAGCTAAAGGATATGATATTGGAAGGGATATGATTAAGATTGATTATATCCCCTTTCctttagtttttaaattcttgcatttaaaatgtgttcgGATGTAAAATTAGAGTTATTTTAATATGAAGGTTTCCAGGGTTGGGACacactgcttttgttttttatacaaTGATGTGACAGTGGATATCAGTCTTGTTTAAACTGTTTTCTAATAAAAAATCGATTCAAAACTAGATTTgatgtaaattattattttatcactaCAAAAGATCAGTTGAAATGGTGGCGATGGTAGAGATACAAAATAGTCATAATAAGTCAAGAGATGcataacatttcaaaatgtcctaATTCTGTATTTACTACATGGTAATAGCAATGTTTTTGCAGTTAGtatgtaaaacatatttatactAACATGAAGTTGAACAGATGACATGCAACATTAGAGTGACCAGGGCCCAAAACAGATGTGGCTGTGTCATTGACAACTCTCTTGTCTCGGCAAGGTGTAGTCTGGATGTGAATGTAAAGCGGCCCATGTGAgaaatggtgaatatgggccCTAATATTACAAAAGAAATTCAGGACACCTTCGGCCacatctggcaaacaggagctgatcctaatcgtggtggcagctgatcatgagCTATGTTTACATCAAGACTGCTTGACATACAATACGTctactctaccattactgatAATAACTCCCCTTTTCATTTGTCaatgctgctcccttcatctctattaGACATTTTTTATGGATAAGTACTTTAAACATTaacacacttttccattatgttaaaaactgtttcttctaatcaatgctGTAAATTccgttattttgttgatgtgttcagttacacAGCATCTTTGTCCTGGGGGACGGATCCCTCATGTCTTTTCCACCTGTTAATAGGGTTTTTGTTGGTAGAttttcttactcttgttgaggtaTAAGGACAGAGGATATCGCAGGGATAGTTCatcgaaaaatgaaaattcactcatctactcagGTGTGacgtgtttgagtccataaaacaattggagtttcaggggtaaaaagcattgcagccaaatccaataataATAGActtaaaacttggtgtaaattaCTTCATTACGAGTCGATTTTGAATAcgggggcttacagacactcggatgacaccacagatgcagcatggaggcattttcagtttttgtctgtTGAAGAAGGAGTCTCTATGCACTGCAATTATACTGGATTTGCCTGCAACACTGTTTTCctctgaaactccaaaagtgttttgtggactcaaacacttcacccacccctccattgcatagtggtgagtagatgatgagggaattttcatttttcagtgaactatccctttaaaccccacgagacaaattgtgatttgtggatATGGGCTATACACTTAAAGACTGAtcgattgactgattgattgattgatggatgacTGATTGATGGATGACTGCAGAGGTGCCGCCCCtcctcaggtgtgtgtgggcCGGATGAGGAGTCTGGAAAACAATATTGCACTGTGGGAAGCCGGAAGTGACGGGTGGTTACCGTGGGAACACGCCTGTATTATTAATTGGCATTTGGCCTGTGACGTAAACGCCTCGTCTCCAAATCGCAGCGCATCGTTCTTTTCCGTGACTTCCCCCCGAGCCAGCGACGCTGCTGACGTCACAGGCTTGAGGTCTCGGCCGCAGCGTTTGTTCGGAGCAGCAGAGCGATGGTGTCCGCCGTCTCTCCGGTTCTCTCACCGTCCATCTAACGAGGACACGCAGGTTCTCCCCTCGACGAGGCCGCGCACTGCAATGGAAGGCCACGTTTTCCCGGAccaggagcagctgctgcagttccTGAGGAGGCTCAAGGAGGTTTTTGACGTGTGTGACGAGGATGCTGACGGCTTCATCCGGGTGGAGCACCTGGTGGACCTCGGTGTGCAGTTCGGACAAGGAGACGAGGTGAGACCGGAGCCCACAGCTTCCCCCCGCGCGTCCTGTGCTCAAACTGGCTTCCACACGGTCCATCAGAGACAAGTGTGTGCTTTTAAACACACGACCTGTCCTTGAATCAGTGAATCTGTGTGTCATCCCTCTCACGCCAGCCAGCAGCGGGTATGTCAGGCTGCTGTTCCAGATCAAACAGATGATCTGTCATTTCGCTTCCTCCACATCCAGCCGACATGTGTCCTGTGTGTTCCATGTGATTTAAACACGAGGAACCAGAGGAAGAGCAGGTTGCAAACACATCAGGCTCACAACTGTAGAAGATATCGTTTTTTTCTGATTTGAACCTGGAAGGAAAACACTGGTATCGACATTGAGGCTGGACGATATGGCAAATTATAATAAATagaataattatcatgataaatgtcacattattatctCAAATTTCAAGACTGATTTTGCTCCAGAGTGAaaagttgtggttttaaatgattcttcatggagaaagaaagacacactTGATAAACACTCCAATCTGAGCTCGATCAATCATGTGttaaacctcctcactgtgtttgcacaatGCACAAGCAAGATATCGATAGAtgatatatgtataaaatattggacttttgttatattgctatatTGATGGAAATTATATTGCGTTAATTATTgatgatgttttgttttccagctgtaaAGACGACTTAACAGTGATACGTTAATGCTAACACACCCTCACTTAAAATGAAGTCAGTACTTAGTTTTGTTATCAGTGGTTATTATGTGGTTGATAATATCAGAACAAAGGCTTTTGGCCATACTGTTTTTAAAGTGGTAAATGGCTTTACGTTTCCATGGTTGTAGGTCACTGTGGGTTGTTTCACACATACTATAGGCAGTATTTGAATTCAAAAGGTTTTGCATGATACCACTAAATTTACTGCTATCATCCTCTACCACTGGCAGTTTCACTTCTCCCAGAATCCTCAGCGACCATAATGCAATGCAGACTCATGACATCCAGGTTCCTGATTTGTTCTGACTAGTGCCTTGCTTTGTCTGTTGCCGAGGATTTACCTCTTTTTTTGTAGCCGTGGCAGATTAAGGGTTTGGAGTGATGCTGTTGCAGTTGTAATTGAACAGTTTTGGAAGATGAGCATTCTTTGGTCATCAGATTTAAATCAGACTTCacttatttgtctgtgtgttccaCTTCGTGACTGACTCCATGAGCCGGTCGATCAACAGCCActgaaaagattttaaattaaagtgcATTTCCCCAATCAGTCTATGCAAAAGGCTATAATCAATAGTATCTTCAACATCTACTGAGAGACCTGAAGATGTCAGCCCAAGATGCTTATCCAATCTTATCCAATCAGATGGACCTATGAGGATCCGTCCTGAAGAATGGGATAAATGACCCTGAATCTTGGTGTAGAGAGCTTCTAGAGAGAGACATAACCAACAAGATGTGAGCTGTCATTTCTGCCTAAGATGCTTCTACCAATGACTGGATTAGATTTCAGTGTACTCtgggttaaaggtccagtgtgtaagatttaggtgaaaaggaactattgtcagaaatttaatgtagaataatcctcatgatgttttcactagtttgtttcatctaaattgtatgaattgtagttttctttaccccagaaaaggccctttatatttaaatactttatatttacatggaggggaccctctctacggaggccgccatgttttttacattagtccagactggacaaactaaacaccttttgagtttttataacaactgaagctgccacaggttctttttcatgtttagaaggagagggtgaggtgaggggtgttcagctgcaacatgcagcttcaaCACTAACATACTAGGAGAGCATACTGTCCCAGGTCCAGGTTCTTCCAGGACGTTTTCTGTACGACTGATCCTGGGACATCAAGAGTCATTTATTGTTTGAATGCCTCCTATGATAGCTTCACATCACAGCCTAAGGATTTGAAGCCAAATATACTGTATAGATCTTGGTTATTTTAAAAGTTCTTGCTGAAAAACTCAAGGTCTTAACCAGTGTGTTTGGAATGATTTCTGTGTAGAGGTGTTTGCACAGTTAAATCCTCTGTTATGGTTCATGGGTTGTTTAGAGAGTGTTTAGAGGAGCATTTAATTGTTAAAGGCCAGATTATTTTATGTGTGATGTAATTGTAGGATGTGTGTATGCTGACATTGTCTCCAGATTTGATCACTTCCAGTACATCATGCAATCCAACCAGCAGTGACTTTGTTGAATACAGACATTGTCCAAATAAACACACTGAAGACActcttttacctcttttacaccaacatTAGCAGATGTTGTTGTGATATACGTGGGTAAAAAGGCAATTGACTCCTTTCCtgttgccagtagaggagtttatctttctgttttttccctggTGCATCATGTTTGATGTCACAAATGCGCAGAAACCTGAGGTGGTCTCTCATCTCACCATCTTTCCAAATTGGCACAATCTTGTTTCCAAAACCTGTGTCGACTGCAAATACATTTGAGTTCATTGCAGACAGAGGCCAGATGTTAGTGGAGTTTTTCATGAGTGGAAAATGGGCTTTACTGTGTTAACATTGACAGCCAAGTTTTCAGATGCTGCTGTTTCAAGTTTATCTGTCTTATCCCAAATTGGGTGGTGGCTGTGACTCAGGATGAAAAGTGAGGTGTCCATGAATCACAGTTGGTTgctggttcgatccccagctctTCCTGTGAAAGCATAATGGTCAGACCAGCACCTTCCCTGGTAGTTTTACTGccatcggtgtgtgtgtgtgtgttgaagaggCCAAAAACAATAACGAAAATAAAGCTGTTTGAATGTACCTGTACCTGTTGGGCCCAATTATTTGAATCCATGTGTTAGAAATCAGGGGATGTTGGAAGCAATGATGTAGAGAATATGATGACGCTCAATCTTTGTAGTACTGTGGCAAAAACTGTGCACTTCACTGGTTTCAAATACACAAGCTTTCTTTTACATGCATAAATACAACCACCAAATACCTCAGTTACATCGTTGTACCTGTACCTGAAATGGCGAGCAGTGTCACCTCAAGTAGGACTGCACCGATCATTCCACATAAATGATATCTAACCGAGAGTGTGGATTTTCCTTGAAGCTGTCATGGCGGCTGAACACCCAGAGCGCATCACTAAAAATAACTCAGCTGTATTAAAAGGACGGTACTTCTTTatcgtcctcctctcctctcctctcctctcctctcctctcctctcttctctgtgttcTTTGTCACCATGGCGATGAGAGCTTCACAAGGAGTCTGAGCAGACTGGTTGGTGATTAAGTAATGGAATGATCCACAAGCTACTGAAAACTGCCTATGAGCCGATGCTCTGCACCAGTGctgtatttacatgtatttcATCAGATAGTTCGCATCACCATAGAAACTGATGTGAGTGGTTGTGTGATTGGAGAGTTCACTGTACTGTCAGATTGCAGCATTCACTATGAAATAAGATCTTTAatcctcttgtttttctctgctcctactgtgcacaaacacacacacattcactagAGATGAATACAGTACAAATGCAATGTTTATCAGAGCACACGTGATGCATTCCATACAAATACTTAtctttctgtatttgtttggtCATTGTCTTTTGTGGAACTCAAgcatgatgtgtttttttttcctttagggATCATCTTATGTTGTGGTCACCTCATTGACCAAGGCCCTGTACCAGTTACTCAGTTTCCCCAGATGGCAACCTTACTGAGGTCACTGTCATCCTGGATTAGGAATAGTTTTATACCATTGTCCTGACATATGCCTCACCACAGTCTTATCACAGAGGTCCACAGAGAGTTTCCTGGACGTAATAACTTGGTTTTTGTCCGGACGTGCACAGTGAATTGTTGGACCTTACATACACACAGGGGTGTGTGCCTCTCAGTCAGTTCACTTTGCCACATCTGAATTCCACTAAAGGTCAAGATTCATCTCAAGGAGGATTAAATCAAACAGAATGAACCTGAACACAGTTTGTAATATCACAGCACAGGATGTGAATAGATTTTTAATAATGTGTTATTGAGTGTAGAGTGACTGATGTCTACAAAATGTCAATTTTATGAAGAGCTCTGAATAATTACTGAAGCCACTGCATCCTAGAGGTCTTACCAATCTATCACTCAGCAGTAGCTATGATTTTCTTCTGATGTGCTGTGCAGTCCTTGTTCATGTTGCCAAGACAGTTCCATCTACTGACagaataaagacagacagaaaaaggaaaatgctACATTTGAAATAAGCATATTTTTATACAGAGAATTATGTTCAATAAAGATCATTGTCCTCATACTGCGTTTACTGATACC is from Paralichthys olivaceus isolate ysfri-2021 chromosome 5, ASM2471397v2, whole genome shotgun sequence and encodes:
- the coil gene encoding coilin codes for the protein MAANSNGFIRVRLVFDYPPPAVMHCRMSWLLVDLKACRVVADLESVIRDKFELSSGTILSLFIDDCYLPHTEHIFVVRDNDSVRVKVEYLPPVKCHSSSPDTSSKKCKKRQRPKEDDGPGGTEESVDWKEKKRKKRSEESLKGEAKQASGDKRSKKSQEKHAEKKKMKKAKEKSPAAIPKPAPSTKQNSDSVEQPVKRPKKPPAAQGKIQSKKPTASSSDSSSSSSSDEDEAPKRAPAPKPAPKTPASTSASFMAHPVVKPTITKSQPAITKSQPAITKSRPASSSSSETDSSSDEAPSVKKVPAKNKPSTPSSPKSRINNKPKSQQASSTPQSTTCAQTQADSAAPPLVGKVAEPCNSDQEEEIQLVIRKPMLPPGFGVGGLRSPWRGCTRGKSGRGGHGDRGRGEGRGFVRGQTGSFEFSCNGSKEPSYQTDSLSNKSVVVQNGVESGPKQDYSSLPLLAAPPPVGQRIAFKLLELGENYTPEISEYKEGKIVSFDLTTKQIELELLHASQAPVEPGKFDLVYQNADGSESVEYAVSRGAWVTERWDSLLEPRLII